The window GGATATCCTGGCAAGGTTCGGTGCATCCTATGAAGTTGCGGCGAAGATTTGTCTGTTAATGATCACAAATTCAACACGTGAGTACTCATTCAATAGTGTGGCAAAGGCGACCCATATAGCACTTGAAACAGCCGAAAAATATATTGGATATCTCAAAGAATCACTGCTGATAAATGATCTGTCTGTATTTTCCTATAAACTCAAAAGCCAGTTCAATCAAAATAAAAAGACATATGCAGTGGATACAGGGCTCAGGAATGCCGTATCGTTCAGGATTACCTCGGACCTGGGCAAACTTGCCGAGAATGCAGTATTCCTTGAACATAAAAGACGTAGCAATGAAGTATATTACTGGAAAAGCAAAGGTGGCTATGAAGTTGATTTTGTGCAAAAGATAGGCCAGAATGTACAGGTATTATTGCAGGTTTCATGGGATGTGAGAAACGATAAGACCCGCAAACGTGAAGAGCGATCACTCTGTCATGCATGTGAAGAATTCGGAATTGATATCGCATTGATATTGACAGAGGATACTGAAGATATTGTAGAACGAAATGGAGTGAAGATTACTTATTATCCACTCTGGAAATGGCTGCTTGATATCTAACCTGTGTAAGTATAGTAAGAGAGGCGTTATGGATTTACTGATCAGGCTCATGCCCGGAGCATGGTCAACAACATCTTGAACTGCTGCTTTGCCTGCAGAGCATGAGGAACATTCGCGGGCATTACTACCATCTGGCCGGACGTTGCATTTACGTTCTCGCCGCCGATAGTAAGTTCGACCTCTCCATCCAGTACCAGTACCACTGCATCAAAAGGGGCCGAATGTTCGCTGAGCCCCTGGCCCGCATCAAAGGCGAACAGGGTGATAGTACCTGCCTTGTTCTCGATAAGGGTGCGGCTGACCACTGAATCTGCAGAGTATTCTACGGAATCGGCAAGGTCGAGAGGTTTTGCTGCAGGTATGCGGGTTCTTGGTTCAAGATTAATGTCCTTCATGGGAGCCACTCCTGAACATCTGATAAGAGTACATTTATTTAAGGTTGGTGTTCTACTTTAGCCCGCCCTATCTTCTCAGCCAGGTTCGGCAGCACTTCCTTGCGCAATCCGCCAACGAATTTGATGCTGTCCCTATCAGGCAGGAGAAGGTAGATACAATAAGCGGTCTTGATTGTCATGTCAAATAAATC of the ANME-2 cluster archaeon genome contains:
- a CDS encoding cupin domain-containing protein is translated as MKDINLEPRTRIPAAKPLDLADSVEYSADSVVSRTLIENKAGTITLFAFDAGQGLSEHSAPFDAVVLVLDGEVELTIGGENVNATSGQMVVMPANVPHALQAKQQFKMLLTMLRA